Genomic DNA from Roseofilum casamattae BLCC-M143:
GGCAATTCACGACGGAAGATGCTCGGATTAAACTGAACCATCTTTACCCACGATTTTAAGCTTGCCAGTCCACTACATGTTTGTGGCTGAGAGCGAATTAAGGATATGTTTAATTGTGGCAAAAGTATAATTAACAGCGCTCCAAATTAATCCCGGCTTGTTTCGCCATTGCTTGAATACCTTTGACTTCCAAGGTTTTAATCGCTTTTGTCGATAATCTCAGCTTCACCCAACGCTTGCCTTCAGGCCACCAAACTCGCTTCTCCTGCAAATTCGCTTCTTGCAGTTTCTTCGTTCGTCGGTGAGAGTGGGAAATAGCAAACGCTCTGTTCGCTTTCTTTCCGGTGAGCTGGCAGTGACGCGGCATAAGTAACCTCCTGGTAATTGGGTATTGTATCCAAACTTCAATTATATCGTATTGTTCTACAACTCACCAACTCCAGCTCTCTCCCTTGCCAGACAAGATGAGAAAAGGTTGGCAACTGAGAGAAAATCGCTGTATCATATGCCCAACTTCTGCTGGGACTATTGACGATCGCAGGTAAGTTAAGGAAAGATAGGAAACCGGATGCTTGCCCTAATCCAAAGCCAGGAAATTGGGAGAGTCAGTCAGTCAAAGGCGATCGCGTGAGGAGACATAACGTTGAAGTATCATTTTGGACTCAGTAGCCTGCTCCTAAGCAGCACAGCTCTTATCGCCACCAGTCAAGCGGTCTGGGCGGCTCCAACCCAACTTACTGCCGTACGACTTAACCCAGTAAATGGGGGAATAGAAGTCATACTCGATACCGTAGAAGGCGATCGCCCGCAGCTATTTGCCCTACCGAAAGGGAACGAATGGGTTGCCAACATCTCCAACATGCAGCTCAATCTGCCCAGCGGCGAATTCATGCAAGCCAACCCCGCTCCCGGCATTGCCGCCGTCCGAGTCAACTCCGTTGATGGCAACAGCGTCCGCGTCACCGTCACTGGAAACGAAGGCAGTTTAAGCGGCCGCATTTCTATCCAAGACTCCTCCACCTACATTCTTTCCCTCAAGCAAGATAGCGCCAAACCCACTGCCGCAGCTCCCCCCAAACCCCGGCCGCCCGCTCCCCGACCCGCGCTGCAAGGTCCGCCCAGCATAGCCCAAGCCGCCCCCTACAACAACGTTCCCCTGCCCAGCTTGCAAAACGGTATCCCCAACTTACCGCCAGGAGCCGGTGTCGCACCTCCATTTCGGCAGCGGGCGATCGCCCCACCCCTCGGCGACATCTCCATCTCCACCATCGACGCATCCAGCAGCACCATTAACCTCGGCTCCTCCGAAAACGTCCCTCGCCTCGTCCTCCGGGATGCCCCCGTCCGCGACGTTCTCGCCCTCCTCGCCCGTGCGGCAAACATGAACCTCGCCTTCACCGACGGCGGAGGAGACATCCCCGAAGGACAAGCCGGAGCCAGCACCTCCGTGCAAAACACCATTTCCCTCGACATTGAAAACGAACCCGTCCAAAATGTCTTCAACAGCGTCCTGCAACTGAGCGGACTCGAAGCCAACCGAGTCGGCCGGACTATCTTCGTCGGAGCTAACCTCCCCCTGGAATCCAGCCCCGTCATCACCCGCACCCTGCGTCTCAACCAAGCCGAAGCCGAAACCTCCGCCACCCTCCTCGCATCTCAAGGAGCTGACTTCCAGCGCGTCGTGACGCAAACAACCCGCGTGGTCGAAGGCGACGGAGTAGACCGCCGACAAACTGAAGAAACCACCACCAGCATTGAGAATTTCACCGTTGATGATACTAACTCCAATGCACCTCTGCTCCTGCGCGGATTATCTGTCATTGCCGACGAACGCCTAAACTCGATTACCTTAGTGGGCGAACCCCGCAAAGTTGAAATCGCTACGGGTTTACTCTCCCAGCAAGACCTGCGCCGCCGTCAAGTCTCCGTCAACGTCAAAGTAGTAGACATTAACCTGAACACGAGTGAATTCTTCAACAGCAGTTTCTCCTTTGGCTCGGGAGACTCCTTCTTCGTAGTTGATGGCGGTAGTGGAGTCGCGAACTTCGGACGCTTCACCCCAGCTAGCTCCCAACAAGCCACTCAAGGGCCCTTCGGTCGTCCGGTTGTTAACAACCCCCTTGCTGGCGTACAGCCTTTCATTGACCCCAGTGGAACTCAGTTGGTGCGCGACCCTGCCACCGGACAACTCGTCCCCACCGGACAAAACCAACCGGGTTCGGTGTTCTCTCCCGGTGGTTTACCCACAACCCCCGGTGTTGCCGGCTTCGATCTCACAGCTCCCGGAATTGC
This window encodes:
- the rpmB gene encoding 50S ribosomal protein L28, whose product is MPRHCQLTGKKANRAFAISHSHRRTKKLQEANLQEKRVWWPEGKRWVKLRLSTKAIKTLEVKGIQAMAKQAGINLERC